One window from the genome of bacterium encodes:
- the mraZ gene encoding division/cell wall cluster transcriptional repressor MraZ — translation MKWEAESWPLPADPAAHQPMFLGEYLHTFDAKNRISLPSRFRKDLGRAVIITRGLDHCLYVYARKAWEKEAAKYAAKASGNAAERGLARLFLAGSSDAEIDSAGRILIPENFKAFAGIQGKAVVAGVADRVEIWEEEAWKAYTKAIERDAEAYAEKVGGQGTL, via the coding sequence GTGAAGTGGGAAGCGGAGTCATGGCCGCTTCCTGCCGATCCGGCCGCTCATCAACCCATGTTCCTCGGCGAATACCTCCACACTTTCGATGCAAAGAACAGGATCTCCCTTCCGTCGAGGTTCAGGAAGGATCTTGGCCGCGCGGTGATTATCACGCGCGGCCTCGATCATTGCCTCTACGTATATGCCCGCAAGGCGTGGGAGAAGGAAGCGGCAAAATACGCCGCGAAGGCGAGCGGGAATGCCGCGGAGCGCGGACTCGCGCGCCTTTTCCTCGCGGGCTCGTCCGACGCCGAGATCGATAGCGCCGGGCGCATCCTGATACCCGAGAACTTCAAGGCGTTCGCCGGGATACAGGGCAAGGCGGTCGTCGCAGGCGTCGCCGACCGGGTCGAAATCTGGGAAGAAGAAGCGTGGAAGGCATACACCAAAGCCATCGAGCGCGATGCTGAAGCATATGCGGAGAAGGTAGGCGGGCAAGGGACTCTTTAA
- the rsmH gene encoding 16S rRNA (cytosine(1402)-N(4))-methyltransferase RsmH, whose product MEPRTLEARHDSVLLPEVLEALRIEATDVVVDATVGGAGHFKSFFEALGPEGTLIGIDADAAALKRAKEVLAADPRAPGARPHVHLVEDNFRNLPSILDTLGIERVDKILFDLGWSGFQLAENRGFSFQADEPLLMAYGSAAGQQTAAEIVNGYSEEELADLIYSLGEERFARGIAKSIVTARREKHLLTTADLVHAVELGTPAWYQHRRTHPATKTFQALRIAVNDELGALRDGLSAALSRAAAGGRIAVITFHSIEDRIVKSFFKDAAHTGQGTPVTRKPVVPSFAAVRENRRARSAKLRVFEVGVSGLARQEESLNHAYA is encoded by the coding sequence ATGGAACCGCGCACCCTTGAAGCCAGGCACGACAGCGTCCTCCTCCCGGAGGTCCTTGAGGCGCTTCGGATAGAGGCGACTGATGTCGTGGTGGACGCGACGGTAGGCGGGGCAGGGCATTTCAAGAGCTTTTTCGAGGCTCTCGGCCCGGAGGGAACGCTTATAGGAATCGACGCGGATGCGGCGGCGCTCAAGCGGGCCAAGGAGGTGCTTGCGGCCGATCCGCGCGCTCCCGGCGCCCGCCCGCACGTTCATCTGGTCGAGGATAATTTCCGCAACCTCCCGTCGATACTCGATACGCTTGGTATAGAGCGGGTGGATAAGATCCTGTTCGACCTCGGATGGAGCGGCTTCCAGCTTGCGGAGAATCGCGGATTTTCCTTCCAGGCGGACGAGCCGTTATTGATGGCGTATGGAAGCGCGGCGGGGCAGCAGACGGCGGCAGAAATCGTTAACGGCTATTCCGAAGAGGAGCTTGCCGATCTCATTTATTCGCTCGGGGAAGAGCGCTTCGCCCGCGGCATCGCGAAGTCGATCGTCACGGCCCGAAGGGAGAAACATCTTCTTACCACCGCCGACCTCGTGCATGCGGTCGAGCTTGGCACTCCCGCCTGGTACCAGCACCGCCGGACGCACCCGGCAACGAAGACATTTCAGGCGCTGCGGATCGCGGTGAACGACGAACTCGGAGCGCTTCGGGACGGCCTTTCCGCGGCGCTTTCCCGCGCGGCAGCAGGCGGACGCATCGCGGTCATCACCTTCCACAGCATCGAAGACCGGATCGTTAAAAGCTTCTTCAAGGATGCGGCGCATACGGGACAAGGAACGCCTGTTACGAGAAAGCCCGTCGTCCCGAGCTTCGCGGCCGTGCGCGAGAACCGGCGCGCACGAAGCGCGAAGCTCCGGGTATTTGAAGTCGGCGTTTCCGGACTTGCCCGCCAGGAGGAGTCTCTCAACCATGCCTATGCGTAG